The following proteins are encoded in a genomic region of Bradyrhizobium sp. SK17:
- a CDS encoding alpha/beta hydrolase, with product MRASDGKSISVYRWQAASPVRGIVQIAHGMGEHALRYRPVAQALAGHGFTVYANDHRGHGKSASEAGELGDFGSQGFPGVVDDMVQVTRTAREEEGTKPMLLLGHSMGSFAAQLYMLDHSDLVDGVALSGSTALDLLGAAASTGRWRLEDLNAAFAPARTPFDWLSRDPAEVDAYIADPLCGFNVNEESYESLFSIASRLADPSELGRIRKQLPLFVFAGDCDPVNASLAWLRPLIDRYREAGLKDVSWHIFGGARHEVLNETNRSEVFAVLQAWIDRVAA from the coding sequence GTGCGTGCATCCGACGGCAAGTCGATCAGCGTGTATCGCTGGCAGGCGGCGTCGCCGGTCCGGGGCATCGTGCAGATCGCGCACGGCATGGGCGAACACGCTCTCAGATATCGTCCGGTCGCGCAAGCGCTGGCGGGCCATGGCTTCACCGTCTACGCCAACGATCATCGCGGCCACGGCAAATCGGCCTCCGAAGCCGGCGAGCTCGGCGACTTCGGTTCGCAAGGTTTTCCCGGCGTGGTCGACGATATGGTGCAAGTCACCAGGACGGCGCGCGAGGAGGAAGGGACAAAGCCGATGCTGCTGCTCGGGCACAGCATGGGTTCGTTTGCCGCCCAGCTCTACATGCTCGACCACAGCGATCTCGTCGACGGCGTGGCGCTGTCCGGCTCGACCGCGCTCGACCTGCTTGGCGCTGCCGCCTCGACCGGCCGCTGGCGGTTGGAAGATCTCAACGCCGCCTTTGCACCGGCCAGGACACCGTTCGACTGGTTGAGCCGCGACCCGGCCGAGGTCGATGCGTACATCGCCGATCCCCTTTGCGGCTTCAACGTGAACGAAGAATCCTATGAGTCGCTGTTCTCGATCGCATCGCGGCTCGCCGATCCGTCCGAACTCGGGCGTATCCGCAAGCAGTTGCCACTGTTCGTGTTCGCCGGCGACTGCGATCCGGTGAATGCCAGTCTGGCGTGGTTACGGCCCTTGATCGACCGATACCGTGAAGCGGGCCTGAAAGACGTCTCCTGGCATATTTTCGGCGGCGCGCGTCACGAGGTGCTGAACGAGACCAACCGATCCGAAGTCTTCGCGGTTTTGCAAGCCTGGATCGACCGCGTCGCCGCCTGA
- a CDS encoding carbohydrate ABC transporter permease: MDKTINQKAWFLVLPVFLVVAFSAVLPLMTVVNYSMQDTFGNNQFFWNGVGWFKELLDPSTDLGGRFLASLGRNLFFSAVILALEVPLGIIVALSMPREGWSVAACLVILALPLLIPWNVVGTIWQIFGRPDIGLLGYVLNHLGLNYNYVSNEVDAWVTVIVMDVWHWTSLVALLCYAGLKSIPDAYYQAAQIDGASRWAVFKAIQLPKMNRVLLIAVLLRFMDSFMIYTEPFVVTGGGPGNSTTFVSIELVKIALGQFDLGKAAALSLVYNLIILIVCWVFYTVMTNAGSERPVKEGAA; the protein is encoded by the coding sequence ATGGACAAGACGATCAACCAAAAAGCCTGGTTCCTGGTGCTGCCGGTGTTCCTGGTGGTCGCGTTCTCGGCAGTGCTGCCGCTGATGACGGTGGTGAACTATTCGATGCAGGACACCTTCGGCAACAACCAGTTCTTCTGGAACGGCGTCGGCTGGTTCAAGGAGCTGCTTGATCCCTCGACCGATCTCGGCGGCCGTTTCCTCGCTTCGCTCGGCCGCAATCTGTTCTTCTCCGCCGTGATCCTCGCGCTCGAGGTGCCGCTCGGCATCATCGTCGCGCTGTCGATGCCGCGCGAGGGCTGGAGCGTCGCGGCCTGCCTCGTCATCCTCGCGCTGCCGCTGTTGATTCCGTGGAACGTGGTCGGCACCATCTGGCAGATCTTCGGCCGGCCCGATATCGGCCTGCTCGGCTATGTGCTGAACCACCTCGGCCTCAACTACAATTACGTCTCCAACGAGGTCGATGCCTGGGTGACCGTCATCGTGATGGACGTCTGGCACTGGACCAGCCTCGTCGCGCTGCTGTGCTACGCCGGCCTGAAGTCGATCCCCGACGCCTATTACCAGGCGGCGCAGATCGACGGCGCCTCGCGCTGGGCGGTGTTCAAGGCGATCCAGCTGCCGAAGATGAACCGCGTGCTGCTGATCGCGGTGCTGCTGCGCTTCATGGATAGCTTCATGATCTACACCGAGCCGTTCGTGGTCACCGGCGGCGGGCCCGGCAACTCGACGACCTTCGTCTCGATCGAGCTCGTCAAGATCGCGCTCGGCCAGTTCGACCTCGGCAAGGCCGCCGCGCTCTCGCTGGTCTACAACCTGATCATCCTGATCGTGTGCTGGGTGTTCTACACCGTGATGACCAATGCCGGCTCCGAGCGTCCGGTCAAGGAAGGAGCGGCGTGA
- a CDS encoding tetratricopeptide repeat protein, which yields MSKDNAEDIVRRATVAFNAGRHGEAIELCRRGLARQPGEPMLSHLLAAVLFAKGEIAPARRHIETSLAQRPDNAAARLLAARLARTDGELDAALAHLDRAIVLKPQRDIFVEKARTLELAGRKAEAREAWEAIRKAIPEHQEANVRLGRMAWEDGDLAGAASLLARATASAAPASVWFDLGVARQDLRDHDGAENAYRKALEIRPDYAEAALNLGIALQESGKPDAAMQAFARAYALRPQLFGSIAMALTSAPHGRLWLDERALRQALEG from the coding sequence ATGAGCAAGGACAACGCCGAGGATATCGTTCGACGCGCGACTGTGGCCTTCAACGCCGGCCGGCACGGCGAGGCAATCGAGCTCTGCAGGCGCGGCCTTGCGCGGCAACCCGGCGAGCCGATGCTGAGCCATCTGCTGGCCGCGGTGCTGTTCGCTAAAGGCGAGATCGCGCCAGCGCGCAGGCATATCGAGACCAGCCTGGCGCAGCGCCCCGACAACGCTGCGGCGCGGCTGCTCGCCGCCCGTCTCGCCCGCACAGACGGCGAATTGGATGCAGCGTTGGCACATCTCGACCGCGCCATCGTGCTGAAGCCGCAACGCGACATCTTCGTGGAGAAGGCGCGCACGCTGGAGCTGGCCGGCCGCAAGGCAGAGGCGCGCGAGGCCTGGGAGGCGATCCGGAAGGCCATCCCCGAGCATCAGGAAGCCAATGTACGGCTTGGCCGGATGGCCTGGGAGGATGGTGACCTCGCAGGCGCGGCGAGCCTGCTCGCGCGCGCCACCGCGAGCGCGGCGCCGGCCTCGGTGTGGTTCGATCTCGGCGTGGCGCGGCAGGATCTGCGCGACCATGACGGCGCCGAAAACGCCTATCGCAAGGCGCTCGAGATCAGGCCCGACTATGCGGAGGCGGCGCTCAATCTCGGGATCGCGCTCCAGGAAAGTGGCAAGCCCGATGCAGCGATGCAGGCCTTCGCGCGCGCCTATGCCTTGCGCCCGCAATTGTTCGGGTCGATCGCGATGGCGCTGACCTCGGCCCCGCACGGCCGGCTGTGGCTCGATGAACGCGCGTTGCGCCAGGCGCTGGAGGGATAG
- a CDS encoding ABC transporter ATP-binding protein, with amino-acid sequence MARIDLVDLAQSYNGNDAPLESFALKPVTMTWRQGGAYALLGPSGCGKTTLLNLISGIVTPSRGQILFDGKDITPLSTQKRNIAQVFQFPVIYDTMTVGENLAFPLKNRGVARAEVDARVRQIADLLDLTPYLNRKATRLTADAKQKISLGRGLVRSDVAAVLFDEPLTVIDPELKWQLRSKLKALHRELDLTMIYVTHDQTEALTFADTVVVMHDGRVVQSGTPAELFDKPAHTFVGYFIGSPGMNIVPAEVSGHEARIDGHVIGLRRNYGVLPAGKKIEIGVRPEFVDIAPPAPGLLSATIERIDDLGRIQFARVRVGNTKLAARVPPGFSVSGDTAGLVFNPAYVHVYADSHLVEGVA; translated from the coding sequence ATGGCCCGCATTGACCTCGTCGATCTCGCGCAGTCCTACAACGGCAATGACGCGCCGCTGGAATCCTTTGCCCTGAAGCCGGTCACCATGACCTGGCGGCAGGGCGGCGCTTATGCGCTGCTCGGGCCGTCCGGCTGCGGCAAGACCACGCTGCTCAATCTGATCTCGGGCATCGTGACGCCGTCGCGCGGACAGATCCTGTTCGACGGCAAGGACATCACGCCGCTATCGACGCAGAAGCGCAACATCGCGCAGGTGTTCCAGTTCCCGGTGATCTACGACACCATGACGGTGGGCGAGAACCTGGCATTCCCGCTGAAGAACCGCGGCGTCGCCAGGGCCGAGGTCGATGCCCGGGTCAGGCAGATCGCCGATCTGCTCGACCTCACGCCCTACCTGAACCGCAAGGCGACGCGGCTCACCGCCGATGCCAAGCAGAAGATCTCGCTCGGCCGCGGCCTGGTGCGTTCCGACGTCGCCGCCGTGCTGTTCGACGAGCCGCTGACGGTGATCGATCCCGAGCTGAAGTGGCAATTGCGCTCCAAGCTGAAGGCATTGCATCGCGAGCTCGACCTCACGATGATCTACGTCACCCACGACCAGACCGAGGCGCTGACCTTCGCCGACACCGTCGTCGTCATGCATGACGGCCGTGTGGTGCAGAGCGGCACGCCGGCCGAATTGTTCGACAAGCCGGCACATACCTTCGTCGGCTATTTCATCGGCTCGCCCGGCATGAACATCGTGCCCGCCGAGGTCAGCGGTCACGAGGCGCGGATCGACGGCCACGTCATCGGCCTGCGCCGCAACTACGGCGTCCTGCCGGCGGGCAAGAAGATCGAGATCGGCGTGCGGCCCGAATTCGTCGATATCGCGCCGCCGGCACCGGGATTGCTCTCGGCCACCATCGAGCGGATCGACGATCTCGGTCGCATCCAGTTCGCGCGCGTGCGCGTCGGCAACACCAAACTCGCGGCGCGCGTGCCGCCGGGCTTCTCGGTCTCCGGCGATACCGCCGGTCTCGTTTTCAATCCCGCCTATGTCCACGTCTATGCCGATAGCCATTTGGTGGAAGGGGTCGCCTGA
- a CDS encoding DUF2160 domain-containing protein produces the protein MDSIAWMAWTWPTAVFFVLLACTLGMMTWLAIAYPEAERVGVLRIPTTRGDRLFVSLVLAAVIHLLWIGLVGTDPIFTLPIGEGVEISSLWLGTVISLLSAVVIFRTV, from the coding sequence ATGGATAGCATCGCATGGATGGCATGGACCTGGCCGACCGCGGTCTTCTTCGTGCTGCTGGCCTGCACGCTCGGGATGATGACCTGGCTCGCGATCGCCTATCCCGAGGCGGAGCGGGTCGGCGTGCTGCGGATCCCGACCACGCGCGGCGACCGCCTGTTCGTCTCGCTGGTGCTGGCGGCGGTGATCCATTTGCTGTGGATCGGGCTCGTCGGCACCGATCCGATTTTCACCCTGCCGATCGGGGAGGGCGTTGAGATTTCGAGCCTGTGGCTCGGAACGGTAATTTCGCTTCTTTCAGCCGTGGTGATCTTTCGCACCGTCTGA
- a CDS encoding ABC transporter substrate-binding protein, translating to MTSAVALVAVSVTLVAPARADEAAAKKWIDSEFQPSTLSKDDQMKEMQWFIKAAAPFKGMEINVVSETLTVHEYESRTLAKAFEEITGIKVKHDIIQEGDVVEKIQTQMQSGKNVYDGWINDSDFIGTHFRYGQAVDLTEWMKGEAKDVTDPMLDVDDFIGKSFTTAPNGHLYQLPDQQFANLYWFRYDWFTNPEYKAKFKAKYGYDLGVPVNWSAYEDIADFFTNDVKEINGVKVYGHMDYGKKDPSLGWRFTDAWLSMAGNGDKGLPNGLPVDEWGIRMEGCRPVGSSVERGGDVNGPAAVYSIVKYLDWMKKYAPPQAQGMTFSESGPVPSQGNIAQQIFWYTAFTADMVKPGIAVMNADGTPKWRMAPSPHGAYWKDGMKLGYQDVGSLTLLKSTPVDRRKAAWLYQQFIVSKTVSLKKSHVGLTFIRESDIWDKSFTERAPKLGGLIEFYRSPARVQWTPTGNNVPDYPKLAQLWWQNIGDASSGAKTPQAAMDALAAAQDSVMERLEKSGVQGACGPKLNKKETAEYWYKKAEKDGTIAPQRKLANEKPKGETIDYDTLIKSWPASPPKRAEAK from the coding sequence ATGACCAGCGCGGTCGCGCTGGTCGCAGTATCGGTCACGCTTGTCGCGCCGGCCCGCGCCGACGAGGCGGCCGCGAAGAAGTGGATCGACAGTGAATTCCAGCCGTCGACCCTCTCCAAGGACGACCAGATGAAGGAGATGCAGTGGTTCATCAAGGCCGCTGCCCCCTTCAAGGGCATGGAGATCAACGTCGTCTCCGAAACGCTGACCGTGCACGAATACGAATCCCGCACGCTCGCCAAGGCGTTCGAGGAGATCACCGGCATCAAGGTCAAGCACGACATCATCCAGGAAGGTGACGTCGTCGAGAAGATCCAGACCCAGATGCAGTCCGGCAAGAACGTCTATGACGGCTGGATCAACGACTCCGACTTCATCGGCACCCACTTCCGTTACGGCCAGGCGGTCGACCTCACGGAGTGGATGAAGGGCGAAGCCAAGGACGTCACCGACCCGATGCTCGACGTCGACGACTTCATCGGCAAGTCGTTCACCACGGCGCCGAACGGTCACCTCTATCAGCTGCCCGACCAGCAGTTCGCGAACCTCTATTGGTTCCGCTACGACTGGTTCACCAACCCGGAATACAAGGCCAAGTTCAAGGCCAAGTATGGCTACGATCTGGGCGTGCCGGTGAACTGGTCGGCCTATGAAGACATCGCCGACTTCTTCACCAACGACGTCAAGGAGATCAACGGCGTCAAGGTCTACGGCCATATGGACTATGGCAAGAAGGACCCCTCGCTCGGCTGGCGGTTCACCGACGCCTGGCTGTCGATGGCCGGCAACGGCGACAAGGGCCTTCCGAACGGCCTGCCGGTCGACGAATGGGGCATCCGCATGGAAGGCTGCCGTCCGGTCGGCTCGTCGGTCGAGCGTGGCGGCGACGTCAACGGCCCGGCGGCGGTCTATTCGATCGTCAAGTATCTCGACTGGATGAAGAAGTATGCTCCGCCGCAGGCGCAGGGCATGACCTTCTCCGAGTCGGGCCCTGTGCCGTCGCAGGGCAACATCGCCCAGCAGATCTTCTGGTACACCGCCTTCACCGCCGACATGGTGAAGCCGGGCATCGCGGTGATGAACGCGGACGGTACGCCGAAGTGGCGTATGGCCCCGTCGCCGCACGGCGCGTACTGGAAGGACGGCATGAAGCTCGGTTACCAGGACGTGGGCTCGCTCACGCTCCTGAAGTCGACCCCGGTCGATCGCCGCAAGGCGGCCTGGCTCTATCAGCAGTTCATCGTCTCCAAGACGGTCAGCCTGAAGAAGAGCCATGTCGGTCTCACCTTCATTCGTGAATCCGACATCTGGGACAAGTCGTTCACCGAGCGTGCGCCGAAGCTCGGCGGCCTGATCGAGTTCTACCGCTCGCCCGCGCGCGTGCAGTGGACCCCGACCGGCAACAACGTGCCCGACTATCCGAAGCTGGCCCAGCTGTGGTGGCAGAACATCGGCGATGCGTCGTCCGGTGCGAAGACGCCGCAAGCCGCGATGGACGCGCTCGCCGCGGCCCAGGACTCGGTGATGGAACGTCTTGAGAAGTCCGGTGTGCAGGGTGCCTGCGGACCGAAGCTGAACAAGAAGGAAACCGCCGAGTACTGGTACAAGAAGGCCGAGAAGGACGGCACCATCGCTCCGCAGCGCAAGCTCGCGAACGAGAAGCCGAAGGGCGAGACGATCGACTACGACACGCTGATCAAGTCGTGGCCGGCCTCGCCGCCCAAGCGCGCCGAAGCGAAGTAA
- a CDS encoding carbohydrate ABC transporter permease, translating into MHSIPGRRLIMALFLIFLLLPIYWLVNMSFKTNAEIVSTMTLWPHTPTLQHYRRIFTDESWYSGYINSLEYVVINTVISIAVALPAAYAFSRYRFLGDKHLFFWLLSNRMAPAAVYALPFFNLYSAIGLFDTPWAVALAHCIFNVPLAVWILEGFVSGVPREIDETAFLDGYSFPRFFIKILVPLIASGIGVAAFFCFMFSWVELLLARTLTSVQAKPIAAIMTRTVSAAGMDWGLLAAAGVLTIIPGALVIWFVRNYIARGFALGRV; encoded by the coding sequence ATGCATTCGATCCCCGGCCGCCGCCTGATCATGGCGCTGTTCCTGATCTTCCTGCTGTTGCCGATCTACTGGCTCGTCAACATGAGCTTCAAGACCAACGCCGAGATCGTCTCGACGATGACCTTGTGGCCGCACACGCCGACGCTGCAGCACTACCGGCGCATCTTCACCGACGAGAGCTGGTATTCGGGCTACATCAATTCGCTGGAATATGTCGTCATCAACACCGTGATCTCGATCGCGGTGGCGCTGCCGGCGGCCTATGCGTTCTCGCGCTACCGCTTCCTCGGCGACAAGCATCTGTTCTTCTGGCTGCTGTCGAACCGCATGGCGCCAGCGGCGGTCTACGCGCTGCCGTTCTTCAACCTGTATTCGGCGATCGGCCTGTTCGATACGCCCTGGGCGGTCGCGCTCGCGCACTGCATCTTCAACGTGCCCTTGGCGGTGTGGATCCTCGAAGGCTTCGTCTCCGGCGTGCCGCGCGAGATCGACGAGACCGCGTTCCTCGACGGCTATTCGTTCCCGCGCTTCTTCATCAAGATCCTGGTGCCGCTGATCGCGAGCGGCATCGGCGTCGCCGCGTTCTTCTGCTTTATGTTCTCATGGGTCGAACTGCTGCTGGCGCGCACGCTGACCTCGGTGCAGGCAAAGCCGATCGCCGCGATCATGACGCGCACGGTGTCGGCCGCCGGCATGGACTGGGGCCTGCTCGCCGCTGCCGGCGTGCTCACCATCATCCCCGGCGCGCTCGTGATCTGGTTCGTCCGCAACTACATCGCGCGCGGCTTCGCGCTCGGCCGGGTGTAA